The Prunus persica cultivar Lovell chromosome G7, Prunus_persica_NCBIv2, whole genome shotgun sequence genome has a segment encoding these proteins:
- the LOC18769525 gene encoding receptor-like kinase TMK3, whose protein sequence is MEDHSAKLVLVALLLSLVSVVLCATDPNDLAILNQFRKNMENPELLKWPENGEDPCGDKWEHVFCDDERVSQIQVQNLGLKGPLPQNLNQLTELTNIGLQRNKFSGPLPSLKGLSQLRYAYLDFNDFSSIPVDFFDGLDALEVLALDSNNLNATSGWTFPPQLSNSAQLKNISCMSCNLVGPLPDFLGNLSSLTVLQLSGNGLTGGIPRTFTGLNLQILWLNNPTGPGLTGPIDILTAMLQLNSVWLHGNQFTGTIPESIGNLTSLKDLNLNQNQLVGLVPDSLANLALDSLNLNNNHLMGPIPKFKAQNVTFTSNSFCQSTPGLPCAPEVMALVEFLDGLNYPSTLVSKWSGNDPCGSWLGVSCGNNGKVSVINLPKYNLNGTLSPSVAKLDSLVQIRLQNNNLRGSVPENWTSLKSLTVLDLSGNNISPPLPKFSKTVKVVVDGNPLFHGNPSAAAAAPENSPSSANNSSSSSTGPGSHVNGTSQSTQPKGSKRASLVLIVAPVTSVAVIAALLVIPLSMYYCKKRRDAFQTTSSLVIHPRDPSDSDNMVKVVVASNTHGSTSTITGSGSASRNSSGIGESHVIEAGNLIISVQVLQNVTKNFAPENELGRGGFGVVYKGELDDGTKIAVKRMEAGVICNKALDEFQAEIAVLSKVRHRHLVSLLGYCIEGNERMLVYEYMPQGALSRHLFHWKTFKVEPLSWKRRLNIALDVARGMEYLHNLAHKSFIHRDLKSSNILLADDFRAKVSDFGLVKLAPDGEKSVVTRLAGTFGYLAPEYAVTGKITTKADVFSFGVVLMELLTGMMALDEDRPEESQYLAAWFWHIKSNKEKLMAAIDPALDKKEETFESIATIAELAGHCTAREPSQRPDMGHAVNVLSPLVEKWKPLDDESEEYSGIDYSLPLTQMVKGWQEAEGKDSSYLDLEDSKGSIPARPTGFAESFTSADGR, encoded by the exons ATGGAAGACCATAGTGCAAAGCTTGTGCTAGTAGCACTACTTCTCTCACTTGTTTCAGTTGTTCTCTGTGCCACAGACCCTAATGACTTGGCTATTCTCAACCAGTTCAGAAAAAACATGGAGAACCCAGAGCTCTTGAAGTGGCCTGAGAATGGTGAAGACCCATGTGGGGATAAATGGGAGCATGTGTTCTGTGATGATGAGAGGGTGTCTCAGATTCAGGTTCAAAATCTGGGCTTGAAGGGTCCTCTGCCTCAGAACCTCAACCAGCTCACTGAGCTCACCAACATAGGCCTCCAGAGGAACAAATTTAGTGGGCCATTACCATCTCTCAAAGGGCTGTCACAGCTGCGGTATGCTTATTTGGATTTCAATGATTTCAGTTCAATTCCTGTTGACTTCTTTGATGGCCTTGATGCTTTGGAAGTTTTGGCCTTGGATAGCAATAATTTGAATGCTACTTCAGGGTGGACATTTCCTCCTCAGTTGTCAAACTCAGCACAATTGAAGAATATTTCTTGTATGAGTTGCAATTTGGTTGGTCCATTGCCTGATTTTCTTGGGAACTTGTCCTCTCTGACAGTTTTGCAACTCTCAGGCAATGGCTTAACTGGTGGAATTCCTCGAACTTTTACTGGCCTGAATTTGCAGATACTTTGGTTGAACAATCCAACAGGTCCTGGCTTGACTGGTCCAATTGATATTCTGACTGCAATGTTACAGCTTAACAGTGTGTGGCTTCATGGGAATCAGTTCACAGGCACAATCCCAGAAAGCATTGGTAATTTAACTTCTTTGAAGGATCTTAATCTCAATCAAAACCAACTTGTTGGTCTTGTTCCTGATAGCTTGGCCAATTTAGCACTTGAcagtttgaatttgaacaaTAACCATCTGATGGGTCCAATCCCAAAATTTAAAGCACAGAATGTGACTTTTACTTCAAATTCATTTTGTCAATCCACTCCGGGGCTTCCTTGCGCCCCAGAGGTTATGGCACTTGTAGAGTTCCTTGATGGGTTGAATTACCCTTCCACACTTGTTTCTAAATGGTCTGGTAATGATCCTTGTGGTTCATGGTTGGGCGTTAGTTGTGGCAACAACGGAAAGGTCTCTGTTATAAATCTTCCGAAGTACAATCTGAATGGTACATTGAGTCCTTCAGTTGCTAAGTTAGATTCTCTTGTTCAAATTAGGCTTCAGAATAACAACTTGAGGGGTTCAGTTCCTGAAAACTGGACTAGCTTGAAATCCCTGACTGTGTTGGATCTTAGTGGGAACAATATTTCCCCTCCATTGCCAAAATTCAGTAAAACTGTCAAGGTTGTCGTTGATGGCAATCCTTTATTTCATGGTAATCCATCTGCGGCGGCAGCAGCACCAGAGAATAGCCCTTCCTCAGCAAACAATTCATCTTCCTCATCCACAGGCCCAGGTTCTCATGTCAATGGTACCTCTCAATCAACCCAACCAAAAGGATCGAAACGGGCCAGCTTAGTTTTAATTGTAGCCCCTGTCACAAGTGTTGCTGTTATTGCTGCGTTGCTTGTAATTCCTTTATCCATGTACTACTGTAAGAAGAGAAGAGATGCTTTCCAGACTACAAGTTCCCTTGTAATTCACCCAAGAGATCCATCTGATTCAGATAATATGGTTAAGGTTGTTGTTGCTAGTAATACCCATGGAAGCACTTCAACCATAACAGGGAGTGGTTCTGCAAGCAGAAACAGCAGTGGGATAGGTGAGTCTCATGTTATTGAAGCTGGAAATCTCATCATATCAGTTCAAGTTCTTCAGAACGTGACAAAGAATTTTGCCCCAGAAAATGAGCTTGGCCGTGGTGGATTTGGGGTGGTTTATAAGggagaattggatgatgggacAAAAATAGCAGTGAAAAGGATGGAGGCGGGCGTGATTTGCAACAAAGCCTTGGATGAATTCCAGGCTGAAATTGCAGTTCTTTCAAAGGTCCGGCACCGTCATTTGGTATCACTTTTGGGTTATTGCATTGAAGGAAATGAGAGAATGCTTGTCTATGAATATATGCCTCAAGGGGCTCTAAGCAGGCATCTTTTCCATTGGAAAACCTTCAAAGTAGAGCCTCTCTCTTGGAAGAGGAGGCTAAATATTGCCTTGGATGTTGCTAGGGGGATGGAGTATCTTCACAATCTTGCTCACAAAAGCTTCATACACAGAGATCTTAAATCATCAAATATCTTACTTGCTGACGATTTTAGAGCAAAAGTATCAGATTTCGGATTGGTGAAACTGGCTCCTGATGGTGAAAAATCCGTTGTGACCAGGCTTGCTGGGACTTTTGGTTACTTAGCACCAGAGTATGCCG TGACGGGAAAAATTACAACCAAAGCAGATGTCTTCAGTTTTGGTGTTGTGTTAATGGAACTATTAACTGGAATGATGGCACTGGATGAGGATAGGCCTGAAGAAAGCCAGTACTTGGCTGCATGGTTCTGGCACATAAAATCGAATAAGGAGAAACTCATGGCCGCCATTGACCCGGCCcttgacaaaaaagaagaaacatttGAGAGCATTGCCACAATTGCAGAGCTAGCTGGGCACTGCACTGCAAGGGAACCCAGCCAAAGACCAGATATGGGCCATGCTGTGAATGTGTTGTCCCCGCTTGTTGAAAAATGGAAACCGTTGGATGACGAGAGTGAGGAATACTCTGGGATAGATTACAGCCTTCCCCTTACCCAGATGGTGAAGGGTTGGCAGGAAGCCGAAGGAAAGGACTCCAGTTATCTGGACCTAGAAGACAGCAAGGGCAGTATCCCAGCAAGGCCAACAGGGTTTGCAGAGTCTTTTACTTCTGCTGATGGCCGGTAA
- the LOC18770265 gene encoding mediator of RNA polymerase II transcription subunit 27: MQQQQPQATIQNHTSPSSSAGPTTAEAPPKQVALAMERLSDAGRLIADIRLGADRLLEALFVAAQPHQSTKPLHLFLNEDASMRQHLLDLRSVGRQLEESGVLNESLRSRSNSWGLHMPLVCPDGAVVAYAWKRQLAGQAGASAVDRTRLALKAFTDQKRRFFPHLDEGSSGQSNESATKKQCVSPVPAAHDQEEALECKTLSEVLARLEKVPNLKIFTYERLDWLKRASSLPENESPSETLKDHNFHSSSKLRAGPLGDVAPDKVAVIELLFPSLFRAVVSLHPAGSTDPDAVAFFSPDEGGSYIHARGFSIYHVYKHITEHAAMALQYFIGVRAETALYTLLHWICSYQTLFTKVCSKCGRLLSMDRQSALLLPPVYRPYRQFSASNISSNLNLARAYHVGCYSEEL; the protein is encoded by the exons ATGCAACAACAGCAACCGCAGGCGACGATTCAAAACCACACTTCGCCATCTTCCTCTGCAGGGCCCACCACGGCGGAGGCGCCGCCGAAGCAGGTGGCGCTGGCAATGGAGCGGCTTTCCGACGCCGGCCGCCTGATCGCGGACATAAGGCTTGGCGCCGACCGCCTCCTCGAAGCTCTATTCGTGGCTGCTCAGCCTCACCAAAGCACCAAGCCTCTCCACTTGTTCCTCAACGAAGACGCCTCCATGCGTCAACACCTCCTTGACCTCCGCTCCGTCG GAAGGCAGCTAGAAGAGTCTGGGGTTCTGAACGAGTCTCTGAGATCGCGAAGCAATTCTTGGGGATTGCACATGCCCTTGGTATGTCCAGACGGCGCCGTTGTTGCGTATGCCTGGAAGCGCCAGCTCGCCGGCCAAGCCGGTGCGTCTGCAGTTGACAGGACCAG GTTAGCTCTCAAAGCCTTCACTGATCAGAAAAGGAGGTTTTTTCCTCACCTTGATGAGGGGTCGAGTGGTCAGTCTAATGAATCAGCTACGAAGAAGCAATGTGTTTCGCCAGTACCGGCAGCACATGATCAAGAAGAGGCTCTAGAGTGCAAAACGCTATCAGAGGTTTTGGCACGTTTGGAAAAGGTGcctaatttgaaaattttcacgTATGAGCGATTGGATTGGTTGAAAAGGGCATCTTCACTGCCAGAAAATGAGAGTCCCAGTGAAACATTAAAGGATCATAATTTTCACAGTTCAAGCAAGTTACGAGCAGGTCCTCTGGGTGATGTTGCACCAGATAAGGTTGCTGTCATTGAGCTGCtgtttccttctctctttagGGCTGTAGTATCACTGCATCCTGCTGGTTCTACAGACCCAGATGCAGTAGCTTTCTTTTCTCCAGATGAG GGAGGCAGCTACATACATGCAAGAGGTTTTTCAATTTATCATGTCTATAAGCATATCACG GAACATGCTGCTATGGCTTTGCAGTATTTTATTGGGGTTCGAGCTGAAACAGCTCTCTATACTCTTTTG CATTGGATCTGCAGCTATCAAACTCTCTTTACAAAAGTTTGCAG TAAGTGTGGACGGCTGCTATCAATGGACCGACAATCAGCTTTACTGTTACCTCCAGTTTATCGTCCTTACCGGCAGTTCTccgcatcaaatatatcatCAAATTTAAACCTTGCCCGGGCTTACCATGTAGGTTGTTATTCAGAGGAATTGTGA